In one Gemmatimonadota bacterium genomic region, the following are encoded:
- a CDS encoding energy transducer TonB yields the protein MIPSWMWLAVLIGTGCNAKPEATVTLPANRPVPGRRDEPPIPLNADAPVGYPEALLTQRIGGTVILRVGVDSAGLVKPESVTVQESSGYPALDSAALAAGPRLRYAPALRDGKPVATFFLQPFSFRAPGRQGNPR from the coding sequence GTGATTCCGTCCTGGATGTGGCTGGCGGTCCTGATCGGCACAGGATGCAATGCCAAGCCCGAGGCGACCGTGACCCTGCCCGCCAACCGACCAGTTCCAGGCCGTCGCGATGAGCCGCCGATCCCGCTCAACGCCGACGCGCCCGTCGGCTACCCGGAAGCGCTGTTGACCCAACGGATCGGGGGCACGGTTATCCTCCGGGTTGGGGTCGATTCAGCCGGGCTCGTCAAACCGGAGTCAGTGACCGTCCAGGAATCGAGCGGGTATCCTGCCTTGGATTCGGCCGCCCTGGCGGCCGGCCCGAGACTTCGGTACGCCCCGGCCCTTCGGGACGGCAAGCCGGTCGCCACGTTCTTCCTTCAGCCGTTCAGTTTTCGAGCCCCAGGACGCCAAGGAAATCCTCGATGA
- a CDS encoding NUDIX hydrolase encodes MLISSQRVFSGRVIKLDQDAVRFPDGSEGSLDMIRHPGAAAVIPMLDRVTDPDPRIVLIRQFRHAADGLIWEIPAGTLGPGEAPESCAHRELVEEAGYHAGSLAFLTDIFTAPGFTDERIHLYLATDLTPGAAAPEQDEFISIHEFRWSAIGQMIRRREIRDGKSLTALLFVQSFLRGLNR; translated from the coding sequence ATGCTGATTTCATCCCAACGAGTCTTTAGCGGACGGGTCATCAAACTGGACCAGGACGCGGTTCGGTTTCCAGATGGTTCCGAGGGATCCCTGGACATGATTCGGCACCCGGGGGCGGCGGCCGTTATTCCGATGCTCGACCGAGTCACCGACCCCGACCCCCGGATCGTCCTGATCCGACAATTTCGGCACGCCGCCGACGGTCTCATCTGGGAAATTCCCGCCGGGACCCTCGGCCCCGGTGAGGCGCCTGAATCCTGTGCCCATCGCGAGTTGGTGGAGGAAGCTGGATATCATGCCGGTTCGCTGGCGTTCTTGACCGACATCTTTACAGCCCCGGGGTTCACCGACGAGAGGATCCACCTGTACCTCGCCACCGACCTCACCCCGGGTGCGGCGGCCCCGGAGCAGGATGAGTTCATTTCGATCCACGAATTTCGCTGGTCGGCGATCGGCCAGATGATCCGCCGGAGGGAGATTCGTGATGGAAAATCCCTCACGGCCCTGCTCTTCGTCCAAAGTTTCCTGAGGGGACTGAACCGGTAG
- the mutS gene encoding DNA mismatch repair protein MutS, translating into MSHSEDTPLLKQYKEIKSHHRDKILFFRMGDFYEMFFDDAELASRVLNITLTARGDGVPLAGVPVKAAAEYLKQLVTSGHRVAICEQVEDPRKAKGIVRREVVETVTPGALLEEDWLAGGRNNFLVAVHPGDKRNPSALAGLAAADLSTGEFVLESVPRHQLAEAIGRLAPSEVVSVVEAGLDLEATTMRTNREWWEFDAELASEELTRRFALASLDGLGIEPEDGAAVGAAGALLRYLAELQPSGLSHLLRPTIRRSERFLWIDEMTRRNLELVEPLRIGARGTTLLESLDATVTPMGARLLRQWVLSPLRDVAMIDDRLDAVETAVRRSTERFDARAALDGVRDLERLAGRAAAGRANPRELAALRDSCHRLPKVAAVLQSLTPADSPTHPFARLAQELDRLDDVAAVLTTALEDRPPMNLADGGVIRAGYDAELDEARGLRDGGKQYIASIQQRERDRTGIPSLKIGYNKVFGYFIEVTHAHASRVPADYERRQTLATAERYVTPELKQYEAKVLGAEERMTTREAELFATLRGQVGGAIARIQKTARTLAHLDVWASLAEIAVLNRYVRPRVHDGFEIVLDESRHPVIERMMPRESFIPNDVRFEPASRVQLVTGPNMAGKSTILRQIGLVVILAQIGSFVPARAASIGLVDRLFTRVGASDNLSRGQSTFMVEMSETSAILHNATARSLVLLDEIGRGTSTYDGVAIAWAVSEYLHDRIGCKTMFATHYHELMQLPERLAHAKNMNVAVRETGDTVVFLHRLEPGGTDRSYGIHVAQLAGLPREVVGRAKEVLLTLEDEHRVVPGKPARIDVGQLALFGGERAMQPVDTIRDEISKIDVDALTPLEALNRLADLKLRAGPSR; encoded by the coding sequence CTGTCCCACTCGGAAGACACGCCGCTCCTCAAGCAATACAAGGAGATCAAATCGCACCATCGCGATAAGATCTTGTTTTTCCGGATGGGCGATTTTTACGAGATGTTCTTTGATGACGCCGAGTTGGCCTCGCGGGTGCTCAACATCACGTTGACCGCCCGGGGCGACGGCGTTCCGCTCGCTGGGGTCCCCGTCAAGGCAGCGGCTGAGTACCTGAAGCAATTGGTCACCAGTGGTCACCGGGTCGCGATTTGCGAGCAGGTCGAAGACCCGAGAAAAGCCAAAGGCATCGTTCGCCGCGAGGTCGTAGAGACCGTCACCCCGGGCGCCCTTTTGGAAGAAGATTGGCTGGCGGGCGGCCGCAACAACTTCCTGGTTGCCGTCCACCCAGGCGACAAGCGGAATCCCAGCGCGTTGGCCGGGCTCGCCGCCGCCGATCTCTCGACCGGCGAGTTCGTGCTCGAATCCGTTCCGCGCCACCAGCTGGCGGAAGCCATTGGCCGGTTGGCCCCCTCCGAGGTAGTGTCGGTCGTGGAAGCCGGGCTTGACCTCGAAGCCACGACCATGCGGACCAACCGTGAATGGTGGGAATTCGACGCCGAATTGGCGAGCGAAGAATTGACCCGTCGATTCGCCCTGGCCTCTCTGGACGGCTTAGGTATCGAACCTGAGGACGGCGCGGCGGTCGGAGCAGCCGGCGCGCTGCTCCGCTACCTCGCCGAGTTGCAGCCCAGCGGCCTCTCTCATCTCCTCCGGCCCACGATTCGGCGCTCGGAGCGCTTTCTCTGGATCGACGAAATGACCCGCCGGAACCTCGAGCTCGTGGAGCCGCTTCGGATCGGGGCCCGCGGCACGACACTGCTTGAGTCGCTCGATGCAACGGTCACGCCCATGGGGGCCCGGCTGCTACGCCAGTGGGTGCTCTCGCCCCTCCGGGATGTGGCAATGATCGACGATCGGCTTGATGCGGTCGAAACCGCGGTCCGGCGGTCGACCGAGCGCTTCGACGCGCGCGCAGCGCTCGACGGGGTTCGTGACCTCGAGCGCCTAGCGGGGCGGGCCGCCGCCGGCCGGGCCAACCCGCGGGAATTGGCCGCCCTCCGGGATTCTTGCCATCGCCTGCCGAAGGTGGCGGCCGTGCTTCAGTCGCTGACACCGGCCGACTCCCCGACCCACCCGTTCGCTCGCCTGGCCCAAGAGTTGGATCGGCTCGACGACGTGGCCGCCGTACTCACGACGGCGTTGGAGGATCGGCCCCCGATGAACCTCGCCGACGGCGGGGTAATTCGAGCCGGCTACGATGCCGAGCTCGACGAAGCCCGCGGGCTCCGCGATGGCGGAAAACAGTACATCGCCTCGATTCAGCAGCGGGAGCGCGACCGAACCGGGATTCCGTCGCTCAAGATCGGGTACAACAAAGTCTTCGGGTACTTCATCGAAGTGACCCACGCCCATGCCAGCCGGGTCCCGGCGGATTATGAGCGCCGTCAGACCCTGGCCACCGCGGAACGGTACGTGACGCCTGAGCTCAAGCAGTATGAGGCCAAGGTTCTCGGTGCGGAGGAGCGGATGACGACTCGGGAAGCCGAGTTGTTCGCCACGCTCCGGGGTCAGGTGGGCGGCGCGATTGCCCGAATCCAAAAGACGGCCAGGACCTTAGCCCATCTTGACGTCTGGGCCAGCCTGGCGGAGATCGCAGTCCTCAACCGATACGTACGCCCCCGGGTGCACGACGGCTTTGAGATCGTACTTGACGAGAGCCGGCACCCCGTGATCGAGCGGATGATGCCGCGCGAATCGTTCATTCCCAACGACGTGCGTTTCGAACCCGCCAGTCGGGTCCAGTTGGTCACCGGACCCAACATGGCAGGCAAGTCGACAATCCTCCGCCAGATCGGGCTGGTGGTCATTCTGGCCCAAATCGGGTCATTCGTCCCCGCTCGCGCCGCATCGATTGGCCTGGTTGACCGGCTCTTTACCCGCGTGGGGGCCAGTGACAATCTATCCCGTGGCCAGTCGACGTTCATGGTCGAGATGAGCGAAACCAGTGCGATCCTCCACAACGCGACCGCCAGGAGTCTGGTGCTCCTCGACGAAATCGGCCGGGGCACCTCGACCTATGACGGGGTGGCTATCGCCTGGGCCGTGAGCGAGTACTTACATGATCGGATCGGGTGCAAGACCATGTTCGCCACCCACTACCACGAGCTGATGCAACTGCCCGAACGGTTGGCTCACGCCAAGAACATGAACGTCGCTGTGCGGGAAACCGGCGATACGGTCGTCTTTCTGCATCGGCTCGAACCCGGCGGCACCGATCGATCGTACGGGATTCACGTGGCCCAGTTGGCCGGATTGCCTCGCGAGGTGGTTGGACGGGCCAAAGAGGTCCTCCTGACCCTCGAAGACGAACACCGCGTGGTTCCCGGGAAACCTGCCCGCATCGACGTGGGACAGTTGGCGCTCTTCGGCGGGGAACGGGCAATGCAGCCGGTCGACACCATCCGCGATGAAATCTCCAAGATCGACGTCGATGCCCTCACGCCCCTGGAAGCCTTGAACCGGCTGGCGGATCTCAAGCTTCGGGCGGGACCGAGCCGGTGA
- the holA gene encoding DNA polymerase III subunit delta: MPKMTYDAFFKALLKGDIPSAIYLHGAEDVLKEEAVSEIIARTLEPSLKDFNFDQRSAANLDPEAAETLCQSLPMMAERRVAIIRDVEAWNKRAKAKTTVLRYLERPAPETILILVQGSGEAEIDDDLAGRTVAVAAELLPEDRAKRWLLLHAERSGVVIEDRAAQHMVRATGGGLSALRSELEKLAGLAGEGPLTLERVSEFLGVRHGETAADWRDVVLGGDGGRAVGILPHLLAQPGVSGVSLVTLLGTSVVGLGLARSLYDRGTRGGALAGAIKQTLFRARPSTRMSYDEAAAEWSRLAPSWSPRRIELALASLRRADERCKSTTVSDEQAILFDLVMELTLPWQAAA, encoded by the coding sequence ATGCCGAAAATGACGTACGACGCCTTCTTCAAAGCGCTCCTCAAAGGGGACATTCCGAGCGCCATCTACCTCCACGGCGCCGAAGATGTTCTTAAGGAGGAGGCTGTATCCGAGATCATCGCCCGGACGCTGGAGCCGTCCCTCAAGGACTTCAATTTCGATCAACGCTCCGCCGCCAACCTCGACCCCGAAGCCGCCGAGACTCTCTGCCAGTCGCTCCCCATGATGGCCGAGCGGCGGGTGGCCATCATTCGCGATGTTGAGGCCTGGAACAAGCGGGCCAAAGCCAAGACCACGGTGCTCAGGTATCTCGAGCGGCCCGCTCCCGAAACGATCTTGATCTTGGTCCAAGGCTCCGGCGAAGCGGAGATCGATGACGACCTGGCCGGCCGGACCGTGGCCGTGGCCGCCGAGCTCCTTCCCGAGGACCGCGCCAAGCGATGGTTGTTGCTCCACGCTGAGCGAAGCGGCGTGGTCATCGAGGACCGGGCCGCCCAGCATATGGTGCGGGCCACTGGCGGGGGCTTATCCGCCCTCCGCAGCGAGCTCGAGAAGCTGGCGGGCCTGGCGGGCGAAGGCCCCTTGACGCTGGAGCGAGTCTCGGAGTTCCTCGGCGTCCGGCATGGCGAAACCGCAGCCGACTGGCGGGACGTGGTGCTCGGTGGCGATGGCGGACGAGCGGTGGGCATCTTGCCCCATCTTCTGGCTCAGCCCGGCGTGTCTGGGGTTTCCCTGGTCACCCTGCTCGGCACCAGCGTCGTGGGGCTCGGCCTGGCTCGATCGCTCTACGACCGCGGCACTCGGGGTGGGGCGCTGGCCGGCGCGATCAAACAAACCCTGTTTCGAGCCCGACCGTCGACGCGAATGTCGTATGACGAGGCCGCCGCGGAGTGGAGTCGTCTGGCGCCGTCGTGGTCCCCCCGACGGATTGAGCTTGCCTTGGCCTCCCTCCGGCGCGCCGACGAACGCTGCAAGAGCACCACCGTCTCCGACGAGCAGGCCATTCTCTTTGATCTGGTGATGGAGCTGACCCTGCCATGGCAAGCCGCCGCATGA